A single window of Huiozyma naganishii CBS 8797 chromosome 10, complete genome DNA harbors:
- the RKR1 gene encoding ubiquitin-protein ligase RKR1 (similar to Saccharomyces cerevisiae RKR1 (YMR247C); ancestral locus Anc_8.799), giving the protein MSLTGINTFEQFGVADFGLGSNGAKITLNYFDGWPEASLLDSLGAAQLKLMFKSLSKRDEKTKEKALVELLRFVQGGAECTDSLDDIFFICWSQLYAKCTVNESKLIRAQGHHITILLIDLFKKKMAPFLKDLIPLVLLGCIDADTYVSKTCCSELRDCFNNDPQKIDALWILFHEQILNLVRHIVTIESPDTLLDERYVTREEAEFNYNRLAFGAVQLLINLLGNNPDSFGQYREQYQLLLNDDNLWKCFNLKTTYNSKLFEAILKLIAVLYEMGYLRKNKEILKLAVRRLFKAMTAINSKNSIKFAPIVPPILNILTLLDTYKEGRIWMYDKNSKDKLISLISVSYSTASLGFFTAMCNLYQQTSIHQLLDYEVEWLPLWQKSLKTLNAKPFLGRNGLEILEEFWNNYLKFLADSGDDDIKSIIQNDMLKTAESSVRLKQSKVLTLLFAAHLTPNRLVTCIEECCSLKNFSSKNFENYITLLASIPNNENVLVTLAQWSYDTISSGSPAVVENQPHFFSLFSFFLNTGAPCLAEEISKFVYEIPVLVKDSSYGKFADCIILYSNSSFVGMNDKWKESITDFFTCAFSIKVPNEKIIDTLNRLNPDVLKQLLEFPDAGEINAFITSYIETYAFNDGGALLSSPLVFKNNISLLYESAVANSRFDLFCEKMGDLKEGVKFELFEKTDFLHKAIFVASESLVDSLFVTAISLAREHTSIANKLANTIIDYVETSKDATKHMERLLRYTSDLISTNIDVLPIFIPLNLETKFYTKVPKLDYRVSLSNSFGINSHLLNGSTSSMDLALIKRFLKYSLFLDSLVTKLPSYLDSHVIMGLTLLSELAIDYNYLSDDPCQEFFNLKHTLFNNIDEFKLSFHKIIETLVGTPPENLNTLIQVLFTGAHPVIVYYKSRILYRILINEVDSISKKTLIELTPLLEKFITGVVRDEKSDDKSYLNSAILLSVLTKLNTDQSMVKLRTLLASECIGVKGPDLISKTYKTLILLTNILAIDSADCVKDDFVPLAAQRMNLVLNTMNDWMDSDIAYDPPFVVVRTALLRYFSLVLKFPAIVHEMHDSLMRSSNRLLLDSLSMCQLEDTAYIFELRASCVELYAILEAESMCSEDYSEDIKESILELTLIDFQSEADNQVSSVFYQKLNKSLQNVELKELLPHFERIFEKYLKEGMHNVNQTRVFLGLLEKLIYAKQQDAVIEFELKSGHISSESENPDDDEEIAADDAAYKLPYALLGNLAKQTPHEYLEYEDKYRFIKYLWDWTIALKYFQDVSYKLRQIYIEQLRDSNLINKMFDFIADQINLEDTKFWKELPVDQISGYALDSTQFAPYQEDIFNECRVLLGHIMYDMFNKVGALTSNWFLNIKDRSLQLKIENFVSQFISPILVAEELTAVENKMGQLTSKDDDLTIKINPVVQEVKASYLIDEQKLQISFKIPKNYPLTNIQVVGVSRVGISEQKWKQWIMSTQHVITAMNGSVLDSLELFTKNVHLQFSGFEECAICYSILHAVDRKLPNKTCPTCKNRFHGACLYKWFRSSGNNTCPLCRNEIPFRR; this is encoded by the coding sequence ATGTCGCTAACCGGGATCAACacctttgaacagtttgggGTCGCAGACTTTGGGCTAGGGAGCAATGGCGCCAAGATAACCCTCAACTATTTTGACGGGTGGCCAGAGGCCTCTCTGCTGGATTCCCTTGGGGCCGCTCAATTGAAGCTGATGTTCAAGTCTCTGAGTAAACGAGACGAGAAGACTAAGGAGAAGGCGTTGGTGGAGCTGCTCAGGTTTGTGCAGGGCGGTGCAGAGTGTACGGACTCTCTGGACgacatcttcttcatctgTTGGTCGCAACTTTACGCGAAATGTACAGTCAACGAGTCGAAGTTAATACGGGCGCAGGGCCACCATATCACCATTTTGCTGATagatttgttcaagaagaagatggctcccttcttgaaggatttgATCCCGCTCGTTTTGCTAGGGTGTATCGACGCGGACACATACGTAAGCAAGACTTGCTGTTCAGAACTCAGAGACTGCTTCAACAACGACCCGCAAAAGATAGACGCCCTGTGGATTTTGTTCCATGAACAGATTTTGAACCTAGTGCGCCATATTGTCACGATCGAGTCCCCAGACACGCTTCTTGACGAGAGGTACGTCACACGGGAAGAGGCAGAGTTCAACTACAATAGGCTCGCGTTTGGAGCAGTTCAGTTGCTGATAAACCTGCTCGGCAATAACCCCGATTCATTCGGCCAGTACAGGGAACAGTACCAACTGCTGCTTAACGACGATAACCTGTGGAAGTGCTTCAACTTGAAAACTACGTACAATTCAAAGCTGTTTGAGGCTATATTGAAACTGATAGCAGTTCTATACGAAATGGGTTACCTGAGAAAGAACAAAGAGATATTGAAACTAGCAGTTCGGAGATTATTTAAGGCAATGACAGCAATCAACTCCAAAAATAGCATTAAATTTGCCCCCATCGTCCCCCCGATATTAAATATCTTGACGCTGCTGGATACCTACAAGGAGGGGAGAATTTGGATGTACGACAAAAACTCCAAGGATAAACTGATCAGTCTGATCTCCGTATCATACTCAACCGCCTCGCTCGGATTCTTCACGGCAATGTGCAACCTGTACCAGCAGACGTCGATCCATCAGCTACTAGATTATGAGGTGGAATGGCTGCCCCTGTGGCAAAAGAGTCTGAAGACTTTGAATGCAAAACCGTTCCTTGGAAGAAACGGGCTGGAGATCCTCGAGGAGTTCTGGAACAACTACCTCAAGTTCTTGGCGGATTCCGGAGATGACGACATCAAAAGTATCATTCAAAATGATATGTTGAAAACGGCGGAAAGTTCGGTCCGTTTGAAACAATCGAAAGTGCTAACCTTGTTGTTCGCTGCGCATCTGACCCCCAACAGACTAGTCACCTGCATCGAGGAATGTTGCAGcttgaaaaacttttcttcgaaAAATTTCGAAAATTACATCACACTGTTAGCTAGCATTCCAAACAACGAAAACGTTCTGGTCACATTGGCCCAATGGTCGTACGATACCATATCTAGTGGCTCCCCCGCCGTAGTGGAAAACCAAcctcattttttttcgcttttctccttcttcttgaacacggGCGCACCATGTCTCGCTGAAGAGATTTCCAAATTTGTTTACGAGATCCCGGTCCTAGTAAAGGACTCCTCGTATGGCAAGTTTGCAGACTGCATCATTCTCTACTCAAATTCATCCTTTGTTGGAATGAACGATAAGTGGAAGGAATCGATAACAGATTTTTTCACCTGTGCATTTTCCATCAAAGTCCCAAACGAGAAAATTATagacactttgaacagacTCAACCCTGACGTTTTGAAACAGCTTTTGGAATTTCCTGATGCTGGAGAGATAAACGCATTTATCACGAGCTACATCGAAACGTATGCTTTCAACGATGGCGGCGCACTCTTGAGCTCACCACTGGTTTTTAAAAACAATATCTCGCTGCTGTATGAAAGTGCCGTTGCAAACTCGCGATTTGACTTGTTCTGTGAGAAGATGGGTGATTTGAAGGAGGGTGTCAAATTCGAACTGTTTGAGAAAACTGATTTCCTGCATAAGGCTATATTCGTCGCATCAGAGTCCTTGGTTGATTCTTTGTTTGTCACGGCTATATCCTTGGCCAGAGAGCATACGTCTATCGCAAATAAGCTGGCCAACACAATAATCGATTACGTCgaaacttcaaaagatGCCACCAAACATATGGAAAGACTATTACGCTACACCAGTGATCTCATTTCTACGAACATTGACGTTTTACCAATCTTCATACCTTTGAACCTAGAGACCAAGTTTTATACAAAAGTGCCGAAATTGGACTACAGGGTTTCCCTATCCAACAGTTTCGGTATCAACTCACATTTATTAAACGGTTCCACCTCTTCCATGGACTTGGCGCTTATTAAAAGGTTCCTGAAATACTCTCTGTTTTTGGATAGCCTAGTCACCAAACTGCCATCATACCTAGATTCACATGTCATAATGGGTCTAACGCTGCTATCTGAATTGGCAATCGATTACAACTACCTATCTGACGATCCCTGTCAGgagtttttcaatttgaaacacACCTTATTCAATAATATCGACGAGTTCAAGTTATCCTTTCACAAGATCATCGAGACCTTGGTTGGTACCCCGCCGGAGAacttgaacactttgatcCAAGTCCTATTTACAGGAGCACACCCGGTTATTGTCTATTACAAGTCTCGGATTTTGTATAGGATATTGATAAATGAGGTCGATAGTATCTCCAAGAAAACGCTAATTGAATTGACCCCACTGCTCGAAAAATTCATCACTGGCGTAGTCAGGGACGAAAAATCTGATGATAAATCTTATCTGAACTCTGCCATCTTGTTATCCGTTCTCACCAAGCTGAACACGGACCAATCTATGGTTAAACTAAGAACTCTTTTGGCATCTGAGTGTATTGGTGTTAAGGGACCTGATCTCATTTCGAAAACCTATAAAACTTTGATACTGTTGACTAATATCCTGGCTATCGACAGTGCCGACTGTGTCAAAGATGATTTTGTGCCTTTGGCGGCACAAAGAATGAATTTGGTTTTGAACACTATGAATGATTGGATGGACAGTGATATCGCGTACGATCCACCTTTTGTCGTTGTGAGAACTGCTCTTTTGAGGTACTTCTCGTTGGTTTTAAAGTTCCCTGCTATAGTCCACGAAATGCATGATTCATTGATGAGAAGCTCCAATAGGTTACTTTTGGACAGTCTGAGTATGTGTCAGCTGGAGGATACGGCATACATTTTTGAACTACGTGCCAGCTGTGTGGAACTATACGCCATATTGGAAGCAGAGAGTATGTGTTCAGAGGACTACAGTGAAGATATAAAGGAGTCAATTTTGGAATTGACTTTGATCGACTTCCAGTCAGAAGCTGATAATCAAGTGTCGTCGGTATTCTACCAAAAGTTGAATAAATCCCTGCAGAATGTTGAATTGAAGGAACTTTTGCCTCATTTCGAGCGAATTTTCGAGAAATACCTGAAAGAAGGTATGCACAATGTGAACCAAACTAGAGTCTTCTTGGGGTTATTGGAAAAATTGATCTATGCCAAGCAACAAGACGCGGTTATTGAGTTTGAATTGAAAAGCGGGCACATCTCGAGCGAGTCAGAAAATCcagatgacgatgaagagatCGCTGCTGATGACGCTGCGTATAAACTCCCATACGCGTTGCTTGGAAATTTGGCAAAGCAGACACCCCACGAGTATTTGGAATATGAGGATAAATATAGGTTTATCAAGTACCTATGGGATTGGACAATAGCGTTAAAGTACTTCCAAGATGTGTCTTACAAACTTCGCCAAATTTACATCGAGCAATTGAGGGACAGTAATTTAATCAACAAAATGTTCGATTTCATTGCCGATCAAATCAATTTGGAAGATACCAAATTTTGGAAGGAATTGCCCGTTGATCAAATTAGTGGTTACGCCTTGGATAGTACGCAGTTTGCACCATACCAGGAGGATATTTTCAACGAATGCAGAGTCCTGCTTGGTCACATCATGTACGATATGTTCAACAAGGTAGGTGCACTAACGAGCAATTGGTTCCTGAATATCAAGGATAGGTCTTTGCAACTCAAGATCGAAAACTTTGTGTCTCAATTCATCTCTCCAATTTTAGTTGCCGAGGAATTGACTGCTgttgaaaataaaatggGTCAACTAACCTCCAAGGACGACGATTTGACTATCAAGATCAACCCTGTCGTACAAGAAGTCAAGGCGAGCTACTTGATCGATGAGCAGAAGCTACAaatttccttcaagatcCCGAAAAACTACCCACTGACCAATATACAGGTCGTCGGTGTCTCTCGTGTTGGTATCAGCGAGCAGAAGTGGAAGCAGTGGATCATGTCGACGCAGCATGTGATCACGGCAATGAACGGGTCCGTCCTGGACTCGTTAGAGCTATTCACCAAGAACGTCCACTTGCAGTTTTCAGGGTTTGAAGAGTGTGCAATCTGTTACTCCATTCTACATGCCGTGGACAGGAAGCTACCTAACAAGACGTGTCCAACGTGCAAAAACAGATTCCACGGCGCGTGTTTGTACAAGTGGTTCAGATCATCAGGAAACAACACTTGTCCACTGTGCCGTAACGAAATTCCATTCAGAAGATAA
- the GNT1 gene encoding glucose N-acetyltransferase (similar to Saccharomyces cerevisiae GNT1 (YOR320C); ancestral locus Anc_8.798): protein MRIFSRRRAKWLLLFLFIVWIVVFSIRTIVQFQINEEINYYRRYFKEKKDGLQGVYNPLDIKQIPVDVIDALYARKLERVEKDTDKPIDWSKYAYVSYVAHPEYLCNTLIMFNALKNKYPTKAKLVLLLYDNGLEHEEQYLEEREKLVARIQEIDKDQVVIKYVERLTKPNDYTQWATSLTKLHVFNQTEFERVVYLDNDALLKGNMDELFFLPPYIAFASPLSYWHLRGKDMKHAYDEVKHEGHPTNVQSYTRKLLTRIKKDKMIYNHLPSLPYSLFLDTENVAKDIIDSSSNFHFIKWLTGHKSSELKFATDLMVIKPSTEMFQYITDYVLPTAMPTNSAYDMDVLNEEIYNLKRTIFEQFDLFRRLKSMFVPELLVLPFSRYGLVSGTIKEQEYYPIMENGILGYKDIDEAGNAVTKDVADCVAEAKYIHYSDYPMGKPWMYKEFAQFMCYVPDKVKEEQAKPLQQICDVWNSVYIPFFEDRNMCN, encoded by the coding sequence ATGAGGATATTTTCTAGGAGGAGGGCCAAGTGGCTccttctcttcctctttaTTGTTTGGATAGTGGTTTTCTCCATCAGGACCATTGTACAATTTCAGAtaaatgaagaaattaaCTACTATAGGAGGtacttcaaagagaagaaggatggGCTTCAAGGCGTGTACAATCCTCTTGATATTAAACAAATTCCAGTGGATGTCATTGATGCCCTCTATGCGCGTAAATTGGAGCGGGTCGAGAAGGATACGGACAAGCCAATCGATTGGAGCAAGTATGCGTACGTGAGCTATGTGGCACATCCGGAATATCTGTGCAACACGCTGATTATGTTTaacgctttgaagaataaGTATCCAACGAAGGCGAAACTGGTTCTATTACTTTACGACAATGGTTTGGAGCATGAAGAACAGTATCTTgaggaaagagagaaacTTGTCGCGCGTATCCAGGAGATCGATAAAGACCAAGTGGTTATCAAGTACGTGGAACGGTTGACGAAGCCTAACGATTATACACAGTGGGCGACGAGTCTGACGAAGTTGCACGTTTTCAATCAAACGGAGTTTGAGCGAGTCGTGTATTTGGACAACGATGCTCTTTTGAAGGGTAACATGGATGAGTTGTTCTTCCTGCCACCATACATTGCGTTTGCGTCCCCACTTTCGTACTGGCATCTGAGGGGCAAGGACATGAAACATGCATACGATGAGGTCAAACACGAGGGCCACCCAACTAACGTCCAAAGTTACACGAGAAAGTTGCTCACGAGGATCAAGAAAGACAAGATGATTTATAACCATTTGCCCAGTTTGCCCTACAGCTTGTTTTTGGACACGGAAAACGTAGCGAAGGATATCATCGATTCCTCGTCGAACTTTCATTTCATCAAGTGGCTAACGGGCCATAAGTCCAGCGAATTGAAGTTTGCAACAGACCTAATGGTCATCAAACCTTCAACGGAAATGTTCCAGTACATCACAGACTACGTTCTCCCCACGGCAATGCCTACAAACTCAGCATACGACATGGACGTCCTCAATGAGGAGATTTACAACTTGAAGAGGACGATTTTTGAGCAGTTTGATCTGTTCAGAAGACTTAAGTCGATGTTTGTCCCCGAGTTGCTGGTGTTGCCCTTCTCACGGTATGGACTCGTCAGCGGGACGATCAAGGAACAAGAGTATTACCCGATTATGGAGAACGGAATCCTGGGATACAAAGACATCGACGAGGCCGGTAACGCGGTGACCAAGGACGTTGCCGACTGTGTTGCCGAGGCTAAATATATCCACTACTCGGACTACCCGATGGGCAAACCTTGGATGTACAAAGAATTTGCACAGTTCATGTGCTACGTTCCTGACAAAGTGAAGGAGGAGCAGGCAAAACCGCTCCAACAGATCTGTGACGTGTGGAATTCCGTCTATATTCCATTCTTCGAGGACAGGAACATGTGTAACTGA
- the KNAG0J00560 gene encoding uncharacterized protein (similar to Saccharomyces cerevisiae FAA4 (YMR246W) and FAA1 (YOR317W); ancestral locus Anc_8.796) produces the protein MKQVSVAVGKPANEHETAPRRNVKVAAKPIVRPIGMSCNTVYEFAMERFEKNAKKQAMGWRDVLEIHEETKVVNRRVDGKMVPQEKKWLYYELSPYRYNTYKELTAIMHALGRGLVKIGIQPGEPGVDINHEHKLHMFASTSHKWMKLYLGAQTQNVPIVTAYDTLGESGLTHSMVQTGSTAVFTDNALLEKLVNPLQKADKVKCIIYSEQLNPGDRRLGGSLYKNAASAIEKIKKVRPDITFISFDDLLEIGVKAEGEIGPHPPAAGDLSCIMYTSGSTGDPKGVVLKHSNIVAGVAGVSHNVMDGFVDTGHRIISFLPLAHIFELVFELVAFYWGGTIGYANVKTLSKTSVRNCEGDIVEFKPTLMVGVAAVWETIRKGILNQIADLPSFTQKIFWAAYHTKIKLKKWHLPGGDTIGNILFKKIKLATGGQLRYMCNGGSPISRDAQEFLTNVLCPMLIGYGLTETVACACVLEPENFEYGIAGNLTGAITAKLVDVEELGYFAKNNQGEIWLKGAPVLSEYYKNPEETQQAITADGWFKTGDIAEWTPSGQVQIIDRKKNLVKTLNGEYIALEKLESLYRSNKYVQNICVYADQTQVKPVGIIVPAGPAVTKLAVSLGVMQPDDDIENYIHDMRLRNAILKDMLQTGRDQGLNGIELLAGVAISEEEWTPENGFVTSAQKLKRRDILNANKDDVDSIYAAVNK, from the coding sequence ATGAAACAGGTTTCGGTAGCGGTCGGGAAACCAGCGAACGAGCATGAGACTGCTCCCAGGAGGAACGTGAAAGTGGCCGCAAAGCCCATCGTGAGACCTATTGGGATGTCCTGTAACACGGTCTACGAGTTTGCCATGGAACGGTTTGAAAAAAACGCTAAGAAGCAGGCGATGGGTTGGAGAGACGTTCTTGAGATTCATGAGGAGACCAAAGTCGTCAACAGGAGAGTGGATGGGAAAATGGTCCCCcaggagaagaaatggCTGTACTACGAGTTGTCCCCGTACAGGTACAACACTTACAAAGAGCTCACGGCGATCATGCACGCGTTGGGGAGAGGGCTTGTTAAGATTGGGATTCAACCGGGGGAACCAGGCGTAGATATCAACCATGAACACAAGTTGCACATGTTTGCCTCGACGTCCCATAAATGGATGAAACTTTATCTGGGGGCACAGACCCAAAATGTGCCCATTGTGACCGCGTACGATACGTTGGGGGAGAGCGGGCTCACTCACTCAATGGTACAGACGGGGTCTACGGCGGTGTTCACGGATAACGCACTACTGGAGAAACTGGTTAACCCTTTACAGAAAGCTGATAAGGTGAAATGTATTATTTACTCTGAACAATTGAACCCGGGGGATAGAAGACTCGGTGGGTCCCTGTACAAGAACGCCGCTTCTGCGATcgaaaagatcaagaaagtCCGCCCAGATATCACCTTCATCAGTTTCGATGACTTGTTGGAGATCGGGGTCAAAGCAGAGGGGGAGATTGGACCACACCCACCGGCCGCGGGTGACTTATCCTGTATCATGTACACTTCAGGGTCCACTGGGGATCCAAAGGGGGTCGTCTTGAAGCACTCCAATATCGTCGCTGGTGTTGCAGGTGTGAGTCACAACGTCATGGACGGGTTCGTCGATACAGGGCACAGAATCATCTCGTTCTTACCACTAGCACACATCTTCGAACTGGTGTTCGAGCTCGTGGCCTTCTACTGGGGGGGCACCATCGGTTACGCAAACGTCAAGACCCTGTCAAAGACATCAGTGCGTAACTGTGAGGGCGATATCGTCGAGTTTAAACCAACACTGATGGTGGGTGTTGCCGCGGTCTGGGAAACAATCAGAAAGGGGATCCTTAACCAAATCGCTGACTTGCCCTCCTTCACACAGAAGATCTTTTGGGCAGCGTACCACACAAAGatcaaattgaagaaatggCATCTCCCAGGTGGAGACACAATCGGTAAcattctcttcaagaaaatcaaACTTGCGACAGGTGGACAACTCAGGTACATGTGTAACGGTGGATCCCCCATCAGTCGTGACGCACAAGAATTCCTCACAAACGTCCTGTGTCCGATGTTGATCGGTTACGGGCTCACTGAGACTGTTGCGTGCGCGTGTGTTCTCGAACCAGAGAATTTCGAGTACGGTATCGCGGGGAACCTCACGGGTGCAATCACTGCGAAATTGGTCGACGTCGAAGAACTTGGGTACTTCGCCAAGAACAACCAGGGGGAGATCTGGCTCAAGGGCGCACCAGTGCTCTCCGAGTACTACAAGAACCCAGAGGAGACGCAGCAGGCGATTACCGCGGACGGCTGGTTCAAAACGGGGGATATCGCCGAGTGGACTCCTTCGGGGCAAGTCCAAATTATCGAcaggaagaagaacctGGTGAAAACGCTCAACGGGGAGTACATCGCCCTAGAGAAACTTGAGTCCCTGTACAGGTCCAACAAGTACGTTCAAAACATCTGTGTGTACGCGGACCAGACACAGGTGAAACCAGTCGGGATTATCGTCCCCGCTGGTCCAGCGGTCACAAAACTGGCCGTGTCCCTTGGGGTCATGCAACCGGACGACGATATCGAGAACTACATCCACGATATGAGACTCAGAAACGcgattttgaaggatatgCTCCAGACGGGCAGGGACCAGGGGCTCAACGGCATAGAACTGCTTGCAGGGGTTGCCATCTCGGAGGAAGAGTGGACACCAGAGAACGGGTTCGTCACCTCCGCGCAGAAACTTAAGAGACGCGACATTTTGAACGCGAACAAGGACGATGTCGACAGCATCTACGCCGCTGTAAACAAATAA
- the KNAG0J00570 gene encoding uncharacterized protein, with translation MINLITRNMERVVFPIHFGEVETKEKQELTETLLSLIKKFFLSKLLTSCCTDNAASVIGATDSLKGDEQFPFFNSHNGCAVPQIQLFVRALIDDIIENLQTDTENTGSENDEEDLELFPNICPVDIVQRLMALTKKLRKCFIFKKSFKDCVETLPPSYCNTRWNLTFVKPTFQLLKLSIKV, from the coding sequence ATGATCAACCTTATAACCAGAAATATGGAACGCGTTGTTTTTCCGATTCACTTCGGAGAAGTCGAAACAAAGGAGAAGCAGGAGCTAACAGAAACCTTGCTTTCgttgataaaaaaattcttTCTATCAAAATTGCTCACCTCCTGTTGCACTGATAATGCTGCTTCCGTGATAGGAGCAACAGATTCGTTGAAAGGAGACGAGcaatttccttttttcaactctcaCAACGGTTGTGCCGTACCCCAAATTCAACTGTTTGTGAGAGCTTTAATCGATGATATTATCGAGAACCTGCAaacagatacagaaaaTACAGGttcagaaaatgatgaagaggatcTTGAATTGTTTCCTAATATCTGCCCAGTGGATATTGTCCAGCGTCTAATGGCActgaccaagaaattgagaaaatgtttcatttttaagaaaagtttcaaggaCTGTGTGGAGACACTACCGCCGTCATATTGTAACACTAGGTGGAACTTGACTTTTGTGAAGCCCACGTTTCAACTGCTAAAATTATCTATAAAGGTTTGA
- the COA6 gene encoding Coa6p (similar to Saccharomyces cerevisiae YMR244C-A; ancestral locus Anc_8.795), with product MFFGRSAESPAASNTRSGRRACWDSRDRFFQCLDALRVVDPQAADVQSKVKSECGRERQAFQDSCLHSWFVYFQEKRVADWKKNQYVMKIEREAASAPPQTLSKIARIPVNTSLFFRLPPCSAPSRFGSPANSGFATTPCGSCFG from the coding sequence ATGTTTTTTGGCAGGTCCGCTGAGTCCCCCGCGGCAAGCAACACCCGGAGCGGCAGACGTGCGTGCTGGGACAGCAGGGACAGGTTCTTCCAGTGTCTGGACGCCCTCAGAGTGGTTGACCCCCAGGCGGCAGACGTCCAGTCGAAGGTCAAGAGCGAGTGTGGCAGGGAGCGACAGGCCTTCCAAGACAGCTGCCTGCACAGCTGGTTTGTGTACTTCCAGGAGAAGCGTGTGGCAGactggaagaagaaccagTACGTGATGAAGATAGAGCGAGAGGCGGCCTCGGCGCCGCCCCAAACCCTAAGTAAGATAGCACGTATCCCTGTAAATACCAGTTTATTCTTTCGCCTTCCACCCTGTTCTGCGCCGTCCCGGTTCGGTTCCCCCGCAAACTCCGGTTTCGCCACTACTCCCTGCGGTTCCTGTTTCGGCTAA
- the HSP30 gene encoding Hsp30p (ancestral locus Anc_8.794), translating into MDSVTYLLKRSGNEAIRVNPPHDVDLHITKRGSDWLWAAFACFGFLMVIYIFLFFLAEIRKSKKLTKYALAAPLLISMFEFFGYFIYASNLGWTPIRAEFHHVTVDRSITGESPAVRQVFYSKYVVWVLSWPVLLFLLELTSSTTTSSIQDDFSTFDMIHSLIVQIVGTIFWVVSLLIGGLIRSSYKWGPWTFGCVSMLVVQGLQCKRFFFDFKLRGFTAIMVLLSMMVTWLYFIAWGVSEGGNKIQPDSEAVFYGVIDLCMFGILPAYLLFVTNQYGELPSFGVKYPHLGHHDEENQNEGKDSEPNSIRASGETAVPDNSSS; encoded by the coding sequence ATGGACTCAGTAACTTACTTACTAAAACGTTCGGGCAATGAAGCCATCAGGGTCAACCCCCCCCACGATGTCGACTTGCACATCACCAAGAGAGGGTCCGACTGGCTGTGGGCCGCGTTCGCCTGTTTCGGGTTTTTGATGGTCATCTacatcttcttgttcttcctGGCCGAGATCAGAAAGTCCAAGAAGTTGACCAAGTACGCCCTGGCGGCCCCTCTGCTAATCTCCATGTTCGAGTTCTTCGGTTACTTCATCTACGCTTCTAACCTGGGTTGGACTCCAATCAGAGCCGAGTTCCACCACGTCACCGTCGACCGTTCCATCACAGGCGAGTCGCCAGCCGTCAGACAGGTCTTCTACTCCAAGTACGTCGTCTGGGTGCTATCATGGCCagtgttgctgttcctgcTTGAGTTGACCAGCAGCACTACCACCAGCTCCATTCAGGACGACTTCTCCACTTTCGACATGATCCACTCCCTTATCGTTCAAATCGTCGGTACCATCTTCTGGGTCGTCTCCCTGTTGATCGGTGGTCTAATCAGGTCCTCGTACAAATGGGGGCCATGGACCTTCGGCTGTGTCTCCATGCTTGTCGTCCAGGGGCTGCAGTGCAAGAGATTCTTCTTTGACTTCAAGTTGAGAGGGTTCACCGCAATCATGGTCCTATTGTCCATGATGGTCACCTGGTTGTACTTCATCGCCTGGGGTGTCTCCGAAGGTGGTAACAAGATCCAGCCAGACTCCGAGGCAGTCTTCTACGGTGTCATCGACCTGTGCATGTTCGGTATCCTGCCAGCATACTTGTTGTTCGTCACCAACCAGTACGGTGAGTTGCCTTCCTTCGGTGTCAAGTACCCACACTTGGGCCACCACGACGAGGAAAACCAAAACGAGGGCAAGGACTCCGAGCCAAACTCAATCAGAGCCTCCGGTGAAACCGCCGTCCCAGACAACAGCTCCTCCTAA